In Fusobacterium hwasookii, a single window of DNA contains:
- a CDS encoding polymorphic toxin type 50 domain-containing protein, whose amino-acid sequence MMRAIGDQVAKNPEYLSILDKKAIKNGKIDDKTQVEQVSVMNKLLNDALRTKGYAGPDIKMVLTDVTDPKGPYYTNTLTNVVVFDRKELAKSNRDEILNALGHEFGHYSKEDNKTGNQTIANYSGEKLEDRTKGMVSKEATEDTLASIRNNKNVITGEEGKKLADSIPMDRREYVKWGRVFRGTAITFLGGFRTFLGISEIGLGAASSSVGVGVLVVGHGSAQTGFGISDMGEGIHDIYLGFKDVDDEEQQAVRISKKVLEKYEELTKAGTKKSVFKDEITKENLKEIYENNIGKGEIIEIENKNGGIRKFKIINLGEEIGETYNKREDKWETSVGIKIHYNNKTRTYHIVPHYDGKDRNKK is encoded by the coding sequence ATGATGAGAGCAATAGGAGATCAAGTAGCAAAGAATCCAGAATACTTATCAATACTAGATAAAAAAGCTATAAAAAATGGAAAAATAGATGATAAAACACAAGTAGAACAAGTATCAGTAATGAATAAACTCTTAAATGATGCTCTAAGAACAAAAGGCTATGCAGGACCAGATATAAAGATGGTACTAACAGATGTAACAGATCCAAAAGGACCATATTATACAAATACCTTAACAAATGTAGTAGTATTTGATAGAAAAGAATTAGCTAAATCAAATAGAGATGAAATACTAAATGCCTTAGGACATGAATTTGGACATTACAGTAAAGAAGATAATAAGACAGGAAACCAAACTATAGCTAATTATTCAGGAGAGAAATTAGAAGATAGAACAAAAGGTATGGTAAGTAAGGAAGCAACAGAAGATACTCTAGCAAGTATAAGAAATAATAAGAATGTAATAACAGGAGAAGAAGGAAAGAAACTTGCTGATAGTATTCCTATGGATAGAAGGGAATATGTAAAATGGGGAAGAGTTTTTAGAGGAACTGCAATAACTTTTTTAGGAGGTTTTAGAACATTCTTAGGAATAAGTGAAATAGGACTAGGTGCAGCAAGTTCTAGTGTAGGAGTAGGGGTATTAGTAGTAGGTCATGGATCAGCACAAACAGGATTTGGAATTAGCGATATGGGTGAAGGTATCCATGATATATATTTAGGATTTAAAGATGTGGATGATGAAGAACAACAAGCAGTTAGAATTAGTAAAAAAGTTCTAGAAAAGTATGAAGAATTAACAAAAGCAGGAACGAAAAAAAGTGTTTTTAAAGATGAAATAACTAAAGAAAATTTAAAAGAGATATATGAAAATAATATTGGTAAAGGAGAAATAATTGAAATAGAAAATAAGAATGGAGGAATAAGAAAATTTAAAATCATAAATTTAGGAGAAGAAATAGGAGAAACATATAATAAAAGAGAAGATAAATGGGAAACATCGGTAGGAATAAAAATACATTATAATAATAAAACTAGAACATACCATATAGTTCCTCATTATGATGGAAAGGATAGAAATAAAAAATGA
- a CDS encoding transketolase, whose amino-acid sequence MKDISFLKEKAKEIRKSIVSMITEAKSGHPGGSLSATDILTALYFSEMNVDPANPKMEGRDRFVLSKGHAAPAIYATLAEKGYFSKDELMTLRKFGSRLQGHPDMKKLPGIEISTGSLGQGLSVANGMALNAKIFDENYRTYVVLGDGEIQEGQIWEAAMTAAHYKLDNLCAFIDSNNLQIDGNVTEIKGVEPLDKKWEAFGWNVIKIDGHDFEQILSALDKAKECKGKPTMIIAKTIKGKGVSFMENVCGFHGVAPTVEELEKALAELA is encoded by the coding sequence ATGAAAGATATTAGTTTTTTAAAAGAAAAAGCTAAAGAGATTAGAAAGTCTATTGTTTCTATGATTACAGAAGCAAAATCAGGACATCCAGGTGGTTCTTTATCTGCAACTGATATTTTAACTGCACTTTATTTCTCAGAAATGAATGTAGACCCAGCTAATCCAAAAATGGAAGGAAGAGATAGATTTGTTCTTTCAAAAGGACATGCTGCTCCTGCTATATATGCAACTTTGGCTGAAAAAGGATATTTTTCAAAAGATGAATTAATGACATTAAGAAAATTTGGAAGCAGACTTCAAGGACATCCTGATATGAAAAAACTTCCAGGGATTGAAATTTCAACTGGTTCTCTTGGACAAGGTTTATCAGTTGCAAATGGTATGGCTTTAAATGCAAAAATATTTGATGAAAATTATAGAACTTATGTTGTTTTAGGTGATGGGGAAATACAAGAAGGACAAATATGGGAAGCTGCTATGACTGCTGCTCATTATAAACTTGATAATTTATGTGCTTTTATAGATAGTAATAATTTACAAATTGATGGAAATGTTACTGAAATAAAAGGTGTTGAGCCATTAGATAAAAAATGGGAAGCTTTTGGATGGAATGTTATAAAAATAGATGGACATGATTTTGAACAAATTCTTTCTGCTTTAGATAAAGCAAAAGAATGCAAAGGTAAACCAACTATGATTATTGCAAAAACTATAAAAGGTAAAGGAGTATCTTTTATGGAAAATGTTTGTGGTTTCCACGGAGTTGCACCTACAGTTGAAGAATTAGAAAAAGCATTAGCTGAATTAGCTTAA